The sequence GAAATCATGAGTACATACCGCACATGTCATTCCGAGCGAAGCGAGATACCGTCTTGCCTGTCAATTTTTTACGCTGGCACTTCAAACGAGGTGCCGGTTTTTAGTACTCCATATGCGATTGCCAGCAATTTTCTCATGCACGCCCCAATGGCACTCATTTTACAAGCGCCTCTGCGCAAC comes from bacterium and encodes:
- a CDS encoding IS110 family transposase produces the protein LRRGACKMSAIGACMRKLLAIAYGVLKTGTSFEVPA